Genomic window (Bradyrhizobium sp. 186):
AACAAGCACAAATCAGCGTCGCTGCCGTGCCGCTCGTACCACCTTCTGTGACCACCCACAAGCTCGAAGCGTCATCATCCGGTCTGAGGTTCGCCCTCCGTAGGGGGCGTCTTGGCCAAGGCCTTCTCCGCAGCGATAGCTCCAATCTGCTTTAGGCGCTGCTCTCGCCTATGCCGCGCTTCATACCATTCTTCGAAAAGCATTTCCGTCAACTCAATCAGCCGCTGAGCCTCGTCCGGGTCAACGTCAATGATTGTGTTGATGTCCTTCTCCATGTGAGCCCCAATGTTCCCGATCCCTCGTACGTGATCGATTGCATCAACGCTATCGTGTTGAACGCCTCGTGGTGCGTCACCTTCGTCAACACGCTTCCGAAGCTCCTTGATTTCATCAATCAACCTGCCCTTCTTGATGCCGCAGAAATCTCGGATCATCCCTTGAAGGCAGCGTCGAATTATGGTCGCGGATGCTTTGGGGCTGAGGTCTCGAATTGCACAGGCCTCGGCGTAATCTACCCGGAGGGGCTCTGGCACGCACGCAGGCTGAGGCTTTGCGGCAGACGCCGGCATCAAGTTCCACCGCTTAACGGGCATGCGCATCTGCTTGCGTCCGCCGACTACCGAATTTGCGGCCACTACTGAGCTGAGCCCGGCGATAAGGGTGAGTTGCTTACATTGATCGTTTGCACAAACCACTGCCGTAACTCTGATTTGCGGCGAAACTAACTGGGAGCCCTGAACGTTCAAGTCAGTGCCGGCATCGTGAATGCGTTCGTAAGATATGACTTGCGCATGGCGACAGTACGGACAAGTCCAGTTCGAACCAACTTCCACCTTAGGTGCCTCCAGTAGTGCGGCAAGCGAGCTTCACAACGCTCCGGCGTTACGTCCCTGTTTCGTCGCTACGGCATTCACACCTGTCCACCGCGCAACGGCACTGCGTCATCGATAGTGCCGACACCTCTGCACGTTTGGCAAACACCATTATCGGAGACGTTCTTGTTCTGGCTGCTGCATACGGGGCAATCTATCCAATCCTTCTTGCCTTCATGAAAGATTTCCATTCGGCCGTCACAGGCTACGCACAGGCATTTTCCTTTGCATACGGGGCACAAAACGATGGTCATGTCTGCCTTCCGAGGATGTCATCCGCCATTTTACGAAGCGGTCATATCTTGGGGAGAATTGATAGCAGCAACGAACGCTTCCATGGGCTCTAAGGAAGGTGTGGCAAACGAAACTGGAAGCGTCACGATAGGGGGCGGACCGAACCTCATCCGGTCGTGGTCAATCAACCCACGGCCGCTCATCTTGAACCGCTCCTTGATCTTTGGATGGCTGTTCGCCCAATTCACAAGCACTGCCAAACTGTCTGGCCTGAACAAGGCGTCCAACTCACGGACATCGTCAATGGAAGCTCGGATGGTTTCGAGAAAGGCGTTCAACCGACGAAAAACGCCTTTGAATGTGTGAGCAAACGTATGCCTCCGCTCTCGGTGCAGTGTATCTTTCCGCCCTTCGTAAGCCGCTGCATTGAGCGTTGCTCCGTTGATTTCCGAGACAAGGCCTTCAAAGCCAGCGAGTACGTCTGCAAGCCGTTGATGCGGCAGGGGGTCATCGGAGAAAAAATTGGCTGCACGCACCGTCATGACCGGCTTGGGGATGACCTTGAACATCGGTAGCTGGGGAGGTTGCGGTGCCCTATCGCCATGATGGCGTTTGCGGTACTTGCGTTCCGCTGGCGTGAGTTCATCCCACTCCTTCTTCTCACGCTCATACCGTTCGACAGCTCGGTTCTCGCTCTCGAAGTCCCGCAACCGCTCATCGACACTGAGGACACCCTTGTCCCTCAGGAGTGCCACCGCGACCGCACCGAACAGCCTTGGCAACTGGCCTCGGAATGCGCTCTTAGTGTCCCTGTAGGTCCGCACAGCAGAGCAACACTGAAGCTCCGCAAGCCACTCAAGGAAACTGGGGAGAACCGCTTGTAGGTTGCGCCAGCGGCGAAGGTTGGAGGCGTAGTCGCGAGCTTCGTCATAGTCGCTTCGTAGGATTTCGAAGTCGGCACCATAGAGCTTGTCCCCGCACTCGTGGCCGACCAAGAAGCGTTGACCCTCAGTTGTCCTGATGACATATCCGGCGAGATGATTGTGGTAGCGACAATGCACGCACCGAAGCCGCTCCCGCTTGGCGCCTCGGAAGTCGTACCAAAGCTCAACGAACGGCAGTTCGTCGGTGGCAGGTACGTCCTCGGTCAGCCCCTTCAAACTCTCTGGGTCATTGGTGGTAAAGGCAGTACGGAGAAGTTGCTCCTCCGTTAGGGTACTCCAGTAGCTCGCGCCGACCTTACGGGACGGCTTCGATTGCACGTTCATGCTTTCTCCAGCGACTCGCCATGGTTGCACTCATTGTACCATGCGCGAGTTCCACGGCCTCGTTTTGTTCCTACCTCCTCCACCATCTTCTCGCTTTTCCCCAAGGTCTCGCATGGGTCTACCCCCGTGAGACGCGCGGGCGAGACATAAATTGTGTCTCAATAGGATTGACTTCTGTATTTTGAGACGCCATTGTCTCAAGGTCTAAACCCTAACGAGACAAGAGCGGCACAATGACCGTTATCGGGTACGCCCGGGTGAGCACCACCGACCAGAACCTCGACGTCCAAGAGAATGCATTGCGAACGGCAGGCTGCGACCTGATCCGCTCTGAGAAGCGCAGCGGCACCACCACCGCTGGCCGAGAGGAGCTTCGCACCGTGCTCGACTTCCTCCGCACTGGGGACGTGCTGATGGTGACGCGCATCGACCGGCTGGCGCGCAGCATCGGCGACCTGCAGGACATCGTGCGCACAGTCAGGGCGCGCGGTGCTTCCCTAAGGGCCACAGAGCAGCCCATCGACACCAGCACGGCGGCCGGCAAGTGCTTCCTAGATATGCTCGGTGTGTTTGCCGAGTTCGAGACCAACCTCCGTAGAGAGCGGCAGCTGGAGGGTATTGCGGAGGCCAAGGCTCGCGGGGTCTACAAGGGCCGCAGGGCTTCCATTGACGCTGCGAAGGTCAGGGAGCTGCACTTGAAGGGCATGGGTGCGTCCGCCATTGCAAAGGCGCTGGGAATTGGTCGCGCTTCGGTCTACCGCGCTCTGGCACAGTCGGAGCCCTTCTAGGGAGTTCTTCCCTTCATCACGCTGATCTTCCACGTGATCTTGAACTGCTCGCCGGGCTGCTCATGCAGTTGAAAGGCGCAGTGCATATTCGCGTGGCTGATCAGATCGCCATAGGTGCCGTCATCGAGCCTCGTTGTGAACACCCTCCACAACATAGCGATGGTCTGGATGTTGTTCCCCGTACTATCCGACGACATGCCTTCATCGTGGATGCTCGCAATAAGGCCGTCCGCGAACGTCCCCAGCTCCACGCCCGGCATCATCTTATCTCGCATTCTCGGGAGCATCTCTAGGACGCCGTCCCGCTGAGAAGCTGTTCCGTGCCAGTTGAGCGCAAGCTTATCATCCACCGTGGCGGTGACGTTGCCGGTGTTAGTTGCGCCTGCCGTGAATGCCTCGCGCACGTAGTTCAGTTTGCGTCCCAGCCCGAACATAACGCCCCTTCCCCCTTCAGCACGTCGCTGACCCATCGCTGGTTGACTAGAACGCCTCGGGGTCGCGAGGACGAATGCCATGAACTTCTTCAGCTCTGCGTTGGACTGCCGCAGCCGCTCCCGATGTTAAGTCGCTCAGGCTTGTTGTGAACAGGCCTCAATCTCGAAGAAGTGCAACATCCATTGCCGAGGCAAGCCGCCTGAGGCAAGAGCTGAGGCGCTTGCGGGTCCCATCTGCTCCACCGGGCCCCTTTCTGAACGCCCCGGCCCCCCGGCTTCCAAATGCTCGGGCTTCAAGGGCGACCGCCACCGGGCCGACAGCAGTCGTGCGTGGTTCAGAGACAATCACTTAAATGGCCAATGCCGCCGAAACATAGAGAAGCTCTGGTCGCAACTGTACCGCCTCAAGCCCAATGAGGCCTCCAAGGGCACCGATGATTGCCCCGGTGCCAAAGGCGGGCGCGCTGCGTCGATTGTCAGGCATGGGCCCACGAGAGGATGTGGCGCAGGTGCGCCTTGGCTGGCGGCCCGTGTCCCGTCGTGGCGGTCTGCTGTACGAGCAGCTTACGGCGACCGTGGGGTCCTCAACGATCCCAGATGGGCCTTTGGTGTCGAGGAGCTAAATCCCTCTGGTGGGCTGGCGGGGGTCTTCGGAGGCGGCCTCGGTATCTGGATATAAACTGGTCCCATTGTACCTGTGCCCCCCTGTGCCGTCTCTCTCCTCCTCTCCCCTCTATCTGCCTGTCTTCCCTATATAATTCATCTACTACCCCCCTCCCCTAAGCTCCCCCCTATGCTCCTCTAGTTCCTCTGTGGCCCTCCTGTCCCCCCTCTCTGTATCTGGTTATGAACTTCTCTCTTGGAGCCTCTATCCAACGTCGGATAGTGGCCCGTTGAACTTCAACCTTGGGACTACCTTCTGTTGGGACTGAAACCTGCTCCTCAGCGCCTCTTCTGCCACCTCGGCCTTAGAGACCGGAACAATCAGGCTGTCGTGGACACTCAGGCTCGGAGTTGAGTGATGGTGCATCAAATCCAGCATGGCTGAAAACATCACCGAGCTTTCCAGCCACATCAAGTCGGCCCAGCTATAGACCCGACCATTGAGGGGCTCGCCCCAACTCTTCAGCACCGGATACTTGGTGAAAACAGCTTTCGTGATTTCGGCAGGACGATACTCGCTGAGGCCGGGATCACCATCCAGCATGTCCTTGGGCCATCTCTTGATCGGCTTGCTGTTACCGAACGTCCCCACGAACCATTGCTTCACGGCTCCTCGGTGCTCCAATCCAAGGCCCGGCAGTAAGTACGGGTCCTCGGTTAAGTCCAACTGGAGCCCGTGGAGCGACAGGAAAATGGTCAGGTAACTTCCGCTGAGGTCGATTTCCGCCACCGGCTCGCCATTGATCGTCATCTTCCGCCGCGCCTCAGAAGACATCACTTGGTAGCTCTCGGTGAAGTGTTGGCTATACAGCCGGCCTCCCTTGTTCCAATCGAAGTGAGGATCGTCACCGTTCTGGAAGATGCGGACGTAGCCATGATGCTGGCCTCCGCGCAGTATCTGTTTTGCGAAGAACTCATTCATCTCGGAGATGACATGCTCCATCCCCCCGAGCGCTGGTGTCCTCTCGAACTCCATGGGCTTTCCGGGGATGTCCGAGCTTCTGAAGAAGTTCTTGAGCTTGCGCTTCCGCAGCTCCACCGGATGCTTGGGAAGGTCGTACTCGAACTCAAAGTGGTCGAGCACAGCGCTGGGAGGCACCCCCTGCTCAGTGCAGAACGTCAGCAGCTCCGGTGTCGCACGGAAACGAGCGGCGTACTTCCCCATGTCGGAATGTTCGCCTGAGACCTTGTGTCCCGGTACGTGCTGTAAGAAGCCCAACCCTTCAAGACCGTTGTATAGCTGATCAAACGCGTGACGGCCCACCGAGGCCCCTGTGAAGGACGTCTTGTTCAACGACTTATAGACCCAACCGTTGGGCTCCTCCGCATCGTACGGACGCAAGAGGTCAGCCAAGAATGCTCCCGTGGCGTACTCCAGCTTACCCGCCGTATCCTTCCGCTTCTTTTGACGTAACCCGGCACGGAGAGTGTGTTCCTCCACCATCGACGCGAGCTTCGCGACAAGAGCTATGGCTTGCTCGGAGGTTGGGTGTGCTCGTAGCGAGGCGTATTTTGCTGCTTGCAGGAGTTCTTTGTCGATGTGGATAGGCGTCATTTTCTTCCGTTGGCGCGAGTAAGAGTTGGTTTGTCCAGCGGACGAACACGCGACAGGTCAAGGCCGGGATAGGAAATGCGGTTTACGGCGTCCGACAGTGCGGCAGCACCGAACCGCGACAACATGGCGTTAGCGCCGTAGCCCCAGCTCACCGAGGATGCCTGAGCGTGACCGATCAGAGCTTCGCGCATCTCATGATCCGCCCTGCCTCTGCGCAGCGCGTCCTTTACGGTGTGTTTGAAGCTGTGGAATACCTTGGCTTTATCCGTGACCCCTGCGGCCCGGAGATAACGGCCAAACCATTGGGACCACGCGGGCACGCCAGCGCGGCCCCGGTCGGGAGATACCGAGGGGAACAGCCACGCATCCGCGCCATCCGCCTTCCGACGCTCCTCGACATAGCTGAGGAAGCCCAAGCGGATCACTTCGGGATGTACGGGTACGACACGCTCGGATGCGTCTGTCTTGACCCGCTTGCCTCGTGCTCGCTCAGTCACGAAGTATAGCAAGGGCACTCGCGTTTCAGCGTCTACCTGCACATTAGCAGCGGTGAGGCTTCCCAATTCCGCCTGCCGTGCGCCAGAGAAGAGCGCAAGCACAGGCAACCAAAAACCAGCCGCCCCTGCTCCTAGCGCGAACTTGTGTTCTGTGAATACCGCCGCATTAAACAGCGATTGAAGCTCCGCAATCTCAAACGACGTGCGCTCGGAGCGTTCCTCTGGAAGCCTGAGTTTGCTGAATGGGTCGGTCCACTGCACCTCCTCTGGCACGAGGCCGTTATCGTTCGCCCAGATGCAAACGGACTGAACCGCACCCAGTTGCTTGTTGATGGTGGCCGCGGTGATCCTCGGCTCTTCCGGGTGCTCGCGTCCCCACTCGGCTTGCGCTGGAAGCGTTGCACGCAGCAGATCACCTTGCCTCAACCGAGGTACGTCCTGAAGCGCCTTGCGGTATTCCAGCGCGTGCTTCTTCTTGATCGCCGCTACAGGCATGTTGCCGTGAAGCTGCACAAACATGTCCACGCTGCGGCTAAACTCATCCACTGTTCGTTTGGGTCGCGCTCGGTGTCGCTTCCAACCCTCCAACGCGTCTTTCAGCGTCCCTCCGTCTGCTGTTGTCGCCGCAGCACCCGGCAACGCGAGCGGAGGGGTCTCAACTGTAATGCCCTCGTCGCGCTTCCTGATGTCCTCAAGGGCTCGCAGGTACGAATGCAGGCACGCCGTGCTTAGCCTGATGTAAGCCGGGCTGTGCTCGTCCAGCTCGATGTTGAAGGCCCACATGGCTTCCAACACATGATCCTGAACAGCGGAGATGTCGCCCATAGCAGCGGCCTCGCGCATCTCGCGCAACGTATCGATCAGTTCACCACGGTTCTCCTCGAACACCCGGCGCGGCATCCCATACTGCGGCCACTCCTCATGCGGGATTAGCGGCGGCTCCGCAGCCCCCTCAAGGCGAATGATTTCCGCCTCAATGCGCTTCCTCCCATCGCGACCACCGAAGCGAAAACGTTCATCATCCGCCATCGCCTTGGCATACACGTACTCGGACATGCGCTTGATTTCGGTGTCGTTCAGGCTGGTGCGCTTGGCCCGTGGGGCTGTGGTCGTCGCTAGGCGCGCCTTTGCCTTGGCGATGATGCGGTCAAATTCCGCCAACACAGGCTTGGCCCGTATGTTGGCCTCGCGGGGGTCCTTGGTCCCCAGTGAGCGCTTCAAGTGCTTCTGCACCGGCTTGCCGTTGTTCAGCTCACGCGCAACCGCCGCCTGAAGCCCCTTGGGTTTCTCTGGCACCGTCTTCCGGGCACAGTACGTCCCGTGTCTATCTTTGATTACACCCATCAATACGCGCACGATTAGCACCACCGCTTGTGACCACCACGCGGCAGCTAAGCGCTTGTATCTGCGTTAGTTATTGATTTCCAATGGGAACTTGTGCGACTGGCGCGCCCGGAACGATTCGAACGTCCGACCCTCAGATTCGTAGTCTGATGCTCTATCCAGCTGAGCTACGGGCGCGTGTTTCGCAAACAGCGATTGCGGGCATGACCCACATGCAGCCCCCGGCGGAGCCGGAGGGGTGCGAAAGAGCGCTTTGACTAACCGCTCTTGTCCCGGTTGGCAAGGTCCGGAGTGGCGGTATTTTGGGGCATTTCCGCTTCCCAACCGTCATTCCGGGGCGCGACGGAGTCGCGAGCCCGGAATCCATAACCACCAGTCGGGGTTATGGATTCCGGGCCTGGCCCTTCGGGCCATCCCGGAATGACAAGAATCAAAGGTGCGCGGCACTAATCAAAGGTGCGCGGCACTCGGCCTCTGGAGGCCGACTACGCCCGCGCCCGCTCGTTGCGAATGGAGAGCAGTTCCACGGGGCGGTCGGGGATGACGATCCGGAAGGTGGCGCCGATGGTGCCTTCGACCAGATGGATGTCGCCGCCATGGGCGCGGACGAGCTCGGCGGCAATCGCCAGTCCAAGGCCGCTGCCGCCGGGGCGGCCGGAGGTCTGGAACGCCTCGAACAGGTGCTCCCGGGTCCTCTCGGGCACGCCCGGGCCGGTGTCGGAGACCTCGAGAATGGCGACGGCGCCCTCGCGCTTGCCGGTAATCCGGATCTGCTGGACCCCGCCGCTCTCGCCGGATGAATGGCTTTCCAGCGCCTGGGCGGCGTTGCGGACGAGGTTGAGCAGCACGCGGAAGAGCTGATCGGGATCGGCATCGACCGCAAGCCCGCGCTCGATCGCGGCGACCCAGGCGATCGAGGCGTCGCTGGCGAGGCCCGCGGTCTCGCGCACCTCCAGCACCACCGGCTCGATCAGGAGCATGCGGCGGTCGGGCGCAGCCTCCTGAGCGCGGCCGTAGGACAGCGTCGACTGGCAGAAGGCGATGGCGCGCTCCAGCGAGCGCACGAGCTTTGGCGCGAATCGCTGCACCCGCGGGTCCGGCACGCTGGCGAGCTGGTCCGACAGCAGCTGCGCCGAGGCCAGCAGATTGCGCAAATCGTGGTTGATCTTGGAGACGGCGAGGCCGAGCGCTGCGAGCCGGCTCTTCTGATTGAGCATCGACATCAGGTCGCGCTGCATGTCCGACAATTCGCGTTCGGCGACCCCGATCTCGTCGCTGCGCTGGCTCGGCACGATGATCCGCGCCGAGCTTTCAGGGTTTTCGTGGAAGCCGACCAGGCTCGCGGTGAGCCGCCGCATCGGTCGCACGAACAGGTAATGCAGCGCGAGGTAGACCAGGCCCGCGGTCAGCACCGCGATGATCAGCGCGACCACCACGACGTTGCGGGAGAAGCGGTACATCGACTGCCGCAGTGGCAGCTCGTCGGTGACGATCTCGATGAACTGGGCACTGCCGACGCCGGGCCCGACGATGCGGATGGCCTGGTTGCCGGTCTCCAGCATCATCCGGAATGAGCCGGTGATCGCCTCCCAGGCTGTCATGTCGCGCAGGTCGATGTCGTGCTCGATGGCAGCCGGCAAATTGTCGCTGGCGAGCAGCCGGCGCTGCTGCCCCATCTTGATCGCAACCGCGCGCGCGTTGATGCTTTTCAGGATCTGGCGCGACAGCGAATCGGGGACCATGCCGAGCGGCGCCGCATCGAGCACCAGCGCCGCCGTGTTGGCCGCCGCCACGCGGTCGTTCAGCCGATTGACCCAGAAGTTGGCGATCGCAGGCACGTAGAGCAGGATCGCCGCGATCATCACCAGTGGAACGGTCAGCAGCAGCAGCTTGCCGGACAGGCCGAGCCCGCGCGGCCCGCGCAGCCGCGTCACCGGCTGGTCCGGCTGATCCAGAGCTCGATCCAGAGCTCGATCCAGATCTTGGGTCGGCTGGAGGTCTGTCGCTACCACGAGTTTCGCCCCTGCTGGCCTTGGCTGACGAAGGATGCGACCCGCCCCGGGGTCCGGTCAAATTACGGATCGCTAATCTCCCGAGGTCGGATGTAGGCGCTGATACGGCGAGTCGCTACCTCAGGGGTTTAAAACCCCGCCGAAACAGTGATATTCAAGTGATATTCCATTCGCCTGCGCGGTCCTGCGGCGTTGACGACAAGGGGACGCTCCCTTATAAGCCGGCCAAATTGTCCGCGATGACCCGGTGCGACACCGGGAGCGGCTCTCTTAGGGCCGGAAAAGGGCCCTTTTGGGCCGTAACTTCCGGACTTTATCATCAATTCTACAGGCAAATTGCCCGGTCAGCGGAGAAAAACCCGTGAAGCGGACTTATCAACCCAGCAAACTGGTGCGCAAGCGCCGTCACGGCTTCCGTGCCCGCCTCGCCACTGCCGGCGGCCGCAAGGTTCTCGCCGCCCGCCGCGCCCGCGGCCGCAAGCGTCTGAGCGCCTGACCCGGCCCCCCTTTTTGGGATTTCATCATGGATCGGCTGAGGCAGCGGGCGGATTTCCTCGCCGTTGCCAATGGCGCGCGGGTGAATAGTCCCGCGTTCGTCCTGCAAAGCCGCAGCCGCGATGACAGCGGCCCGATCCGGATCGGCTTTACCGTTACCAAAAAGAACGGCAACGCTCCCGAGCGCAATCGCATCCGGCGCCGGCTTCGCGAATTGGTGAAGCGGCTCGATCCGGTGTCGATGCAGCCCCATCATGATTATGTGCTGGTTGGCCGAAGGGACGCGCTGTCGCGTGACTTCGCGACCATGCTCGACGACCTCCGCACGGCGTTCAGGAAGCCCGCGCGGCAGGCGCCCAAGGGAACGTCGAAGGGACGCGGTCCAAGAACCGACCGCACTCGGCCCAGCCCCGCTCCCGCAGCCAGCCGCAACCCGGATTGATGACGAGACATTAGATGATGACCGACAATCGCAACACCATCCTCGCCGTCATCCTGTCGGGCCTCGTCCTGATCGCCTGGCAGTATTTCTACAACGTGCCGCAGATGGAGAAGCAGCGCGCCCAGCAGACGCAGGCCGAGCTCCAGAAGGGCGCACCGCAGCCGACCGCGTCCGCAACGCCGGGCGCGGCGCCGCAGCCCGGCAGTGCGGCGCAGCCGTCAACGACGCCGGCTGTGAACCAGCAGGCCCAGCCGGTCGTCAGCCGCGACACCGCAATTGCCGCGGCGCCACGCGTGAAGATCGAGACGCCGCGGCTTGCCGGCAGCATCTCGCTGAAGGGCGGCCGCATCGACGACCTTGCGCTGGTGCAATACCGCGAAACGGTCAATCCGAGCTCGCCGCCGATCGTCCTCTATTCGCCCTCGGGCACCGCGGAGCCCTATTACGCCGAGTTCGGCTGGGTGCCCGCGACGGGCGTGTCGGCCAAGCTGCCGGACGCCCAGACCACCTGGCAGCAGGACGGCAGCGGCAACCTGACGCCGTCGACGCCGGTGGCGCTGAAATGGGACAATGGCGAGGGCCTGACCTTCCGCCGCACCATCGCGGTCGACGACCATTATCTCTTCACAGTCAAGGACGAGGTGAGCAATGTCGGCAACGCGCCGGTCACGCTCTATCCTTTCGCACTGATCTCGCGCCACGGCACGCCGCAGGTCTCGGGCTATTACATCCTGCATGAAGGCCTGATCGGCTATCTTGGCGACCAGGGCTTGCAGGAATACGCCTACAAGAAAATCGACGAAGCCAGGCAGGTGAGCTTCAAGGCCACCAACGGCTGGCTCGGCATGACCGACAAATACTGGGCCTCGGCGCTGCTGCCCGACACCAATGCCCAGCTTCAGGCGCGTTTCTCGTCGAACCCAACCGGCAACGTCCACACCTACCAGACCGACTATCTGCTCGATCCCGTCACCGTCGCGATCGGCGGCACCGCAACGGCGAACGCGCGGCTGTTCGCCGGCGCCAAGGAAGCCGGCGTGGTCGGCATCAACTTTCCGCTCGCCGGCCTCGGCGGCTACACCAAGGAGCTCGGCCTCAACCACTTCGATCTCTTGATCGACTGGGGCTGGTTCTACTTCATCACCAAGCCGATGTTCCTGGGGCTCGACTTCTTCTACCGCTTCTTCGGCAATTTCGGCATCTCGATCCTGCTCGTGACCGTGATCGTGAAGCTCTTGTTCTTCCCGCTGGCGAACAAGTCCTACGCCTCGATGGCGAAGATGAAGTCGATCCAGCCGCAGCTTCAGGGGCTGAAAGAGCGCTATCCCGACGACAAGGTGAAGCAGCAGCAGGAGATGATGGAGATCTACCGCAAGGAGAAGATCAATCCGGTCGCCGGCTGTCTTCCCGTGGTGATCCAGATCCCCGTGTTCTTCTCGCTCTACAAGGTGCTGTTCGTCACCATCGAGATGCGGCACGCGCCCTTCTACGGCTGGATCAAGGATCTCTCCGCGCCCGATCCGACCAATCTGTTCACCCTGTTCGGGCTGATCCCGTTCGACCCGACCACGCTCCCGCTGTTCGGCCATTACCTCGCGCTCGGCATCTGGCCGATCATCATGGGCATCACGATGTGGTTCCAGATGAAGCTGAACCCGACGCCGCCGGATCCGACCCAGCAGATGATCTTCAACTGGATGCCGCTGATCTTCACCTTCATGCTGGCGGGCTTCCCGGCGGGTCTCGTGATCTACTGGGCGTGGAACAATACGCTCTCGGTGCTCCAGCAGAGCTTCATCATGCGCCGCAACGGTGTGAAGGTGGAGCTGTTCGACAATCTCAAGGCGACGTTCGCGAAGAAGGCGACGTAGTATTCCGGCGTTGCCGGGCGCAACTGCCTCCACATCGTCATGCCCGGGCTTGTCCCGGGCATCCACGTCTTGGAAGCGGGCTCCGTGGCGAGACGTGGATGGCCGGGACAAGCCCGGCCATGACGAGAGGTAGAGGCCTTCGCATGACCGACGACACCGATGCGAAGCTGATCGAAACCGGGCGAAAGCTGTTCGCCCGCGACTGGCAGTTCATCTGGGCTTCGCCCTCGATTGCGACGCTGCCGCCGATGGCGGGGCTCGAGATCGCCTTTGCCGGCCGCTCCAATGTCGGCAAGTCGAGCCTGATCAACGCGCTGACCGGCCGCAACGCGCTCGCGCGCACCTCGCACACGCCGGGCCGCACCCAGGAGCTGATCTTCTTCGAGGTCCCCGGCAAGACCGACCTGCGGCTCGTCGACATGCCCGGCTATGGCTATGCCAAGGCACCCAAGACCCAGGTCGCATCCTGGACCGACCTGATTCACAAATTCCTGCTGGGCCGCGCCTCGCTCGCGCGCGTCTACCTGCTGATCGACGCCCGCCATGGGCTGAAGGACGTCGATCATGAAATCCTGGGAACGCTCGACCGCTCGGCCGTCAGCTATCAGATCGTGCTCACCAAGGCCGACCAGGTGAAGGCATCGGAGCTTGAATCCCGCATCGCCGAGACCG
Coding sequences:
- the yihA gene encoding ribosome biogenesis GTP-binding protein YihA/YsxC produces the protein MTDDTDAKLIETGRKLFARDWQFIWASPSIATLPPMAGLEIAFAGRSNVGKSSLINALTGRNALARTSHTPGRTQELIFFEVPGKTDLRLVDMPGYGYAKAPKTQVASWTDLIHKFLLGRASLARVYLLIDARHGLKDVDHEILGTLDRSAVSYQIVLTKADQVKASELESRIAETGVALAKHPAAFPDVLTTSSRSGAGMAELRAAMARLLEERSS